The Prochlorococcus sp. MIT 0801 genomic sequence GCACCTGTTAAGCCAGCTATCCCTCCCCCGACAACAATGATAGATTCTTCAGACATAGAAAATTATCAAGCGAGAATAAAGTGAATGGAGGAATTAATCAAAAAGGCTCTTTCTAGATCAAATAAAGTAAGCCAAAACTCACTAATAGAAAAAATAATTCCGGTAGGCGGAGGTTGCATCCATAAAGCTTGGTGCATTCATTTCCAAAATGGCAGGAGAGTTTTTGCCAAATCAAATCACATTGACAATATTAATATGTTTAAGTTTGAACGTGAGTGTCTTTCAGTTCTAAAAAGATTTGCTGATAAATCGTATCTATGCGTTCCTAAAACACTTGATCTCGTGAGTTATCAAAATATATCTATTCATTTTTTAGAATGGATAGATCTCAAACAATGCCAACAAAATCTCCTTGGGAAAGGCTTAGCACTACTGCACAAATCTTCTAGCGAAAGTAGCCAAAAAGATTTCGGATGGGAAGAAGAAGGTTTTATAGGATCTAATAGACAAATAAGAGGTTGGAGCAGTAACTGGGGAGAATTCTTTGTCAACTATCGTCTTAGGCCGCAACTCATACAAGCAAAATCATGGGGAGTGGATGTTAATGATTATAAGGATATTTTAATTTTTTTAAGCTCATATTTAAATGATCATCACCCCAAGATCTCAATAGTTCATGGTGATCTATGGTCCGGCAATTGTGGAAGTACTAACAATAGCTTGGGAAGTCTTTATGATCCTGCCAGTTACTGGGCTGACAGAGAAGTTGATATCTCAATGACTAAATTGTTTGGTGGTTTTAATA encodes the following:
- a CDS encoding fructosamine kinase family protein; the protein is MEELIKKALSRSNKVSQNSLIEKIIPVGGGCIHKAWCIHFQNGRRVFAKSNHIDNINMFKFERECLSVLKRFADKSYLCVPKTLDLVSYQNISIHFLEWIDLKQCQQNLLGKGLALLHKSSSESSQKDFGWEEEGFIGSNRQIRGWSSNWGEFFVNYRLRPQLIQAKSWGVDVNDYKDILIFLSSYLNDHHPKISIVHGDLWSGNCGSTNNSLGSLYDPASYWADREVDISMTKLFGGFNREFYKGYEEIWPLDKFSKDRTDIYNLYHLLNHANIFGGSYKENSLRILKDLRSRF